A part of Methanocalculus alkaliphilus genomic DNA contains:
- a CDS encoding PINc/VapC family ATPase, translating into MKLVPDTSVVIDGRITTMIHNGDCKNPTIIIPEAVFAELEAQANHGREIGFSGLTEIQELCRMRDEGLLELKFVGERPRLDQVKLSSGGEIDAMIRNAAIEYDATFVTSDVVQAEVARARGLEVIYLKPQQENFTPLLIDNFFDENTIAVYLKDRVSPYARKGRLKEMRLVPIREAPMTEYELRRLAQEILERAKRDPDGFIEIEKRGVTVVQIGSLRISITRRPFSDGMEISAVRPIAHISLDDYDRAEEIKEGIVSDRCGTLIVGPPGSGKSTLAQSIAIFLADRDFVVKTMEAPRDLQVPDHITQYTSLEGSMEATAELLMLVRPDFVIFDEIRKKDDFAIYADLQLSGIGMVGVMHAQRVQDAIQRLIGRIDYCLLPQVISSIIFVSDGEIEQVFTIDFSIDRPTGLADLGVEIPPSPVVTISNSADGTPVVEIFRFGGETIVVSAGPADSPENALEEPENDTLSSEPEVSAPQPQTPPHWKVIEKEIQKEIGRFTEGFVDVRMISDTKATVFIDDQDIPAAIGKGGKNISGIVNKVGVGIDIRSRSELSDTDDDAVEEMPLKAVSSEQSIQIRTDKKQLALICPEHSGKIVDVFSGKEYLFTGTVEESGEILLARNNSIAQEMIRRFEAGEDIRVRPVD; encoded by the coding sequence ATGAAACTGGTACCCGATACAAGCGTCGTCATCGATGGACGCATAACAACAATGATACACAATGGAGACTGCAAAAACCCTACAATAATCATTCCGGAGGCGGTTTTTGCAGAACTTGAGGCGCAGGCCAACCATGGTCGTGAGATAGGGTTTTCTGGCCTCACCGAGATTCAGGAACTCTGCAGAATGCGCGATGAAGGTCTCCTTGAACTGAAGTTTGTGGGAGAGCGCCCCCGTCTTGATCAGGTGAAACTCTCAAGCGGTGGTGAGATAGATGCGATGATACGAAACGCCGCTATAGAATATGATGCCACCTTCGTCACCTCTGATGTGGTTCAGGCCGAGGTTGCGCGGGCACGGGGACTTGAGGTCATCTATCTCAAACCGCAGCAGGAGAACTTCACCCCCCTCCTGATTGATAACTTCTTTGATGAGAATACCATCGCCGTCTATCTCAAGGATCGGGTCTCCCCGTATGCCAGGAAAGGCCGCCTCAAGGAGATGCGCCTGGTGCCGATACGCGAGGCTCCGATGACTGAATATGAATTGCGGCGGCTCGCACAGGAGATTCTGGAACGAGCAAAACGCGATCCCGATGGTTTTATCGAGATAGAGAAGCGTGGTGTTACCGTTGTCCAGATCGGCTCACTCAGGATATCCATCACCCGCCGCCCCTTCTCAGACGGGATGGAGATCTCTGCGGTCCGGCCCATCGCCCATATCTCTCTCGATGATTATGACCGCGCAGAAGAGATCAAAGAGGGCATTGTCAGTGACAGGTGCGGCACCCTCATCGTTGGACCGCCGGGTTCGGGGAAGTCGACCCTCGCACAGAGCATTGCGATCTTCCTTGCGGACCGTGATTTCGTCGTCAAGACGATGGAGGCACCCCGCGATCTCCAGGTTCCTGATCATATCACGCAGTACACCTCTCTTGAAGGGAGTATGGAAGCAACCGCAGAACTGCTGATGCTCGTCCGCCCCGACTTTGTAATCTTTGATGAGATACGAAAAAAGGATGATTTTGCGATATATGCAGATCTCCAGCTCTCCGGAATTGGCATGGTCGGCGTGATGCATGCACAGCGGGTGCAGGATGCCATCCAGCGGCTCATCGGAAGGATAGATTACTGCCTTCTCCCCCAGGTCATCTCATCCATCATCTTCGTCTCTGATGGAGAGATTGAACAGGTATTTACCATTGATTTCTCGATAGACCGGCCAACTGGGCTTGCTGATCTTGGTGTGGAGATACCCCCCTCCCCAGTTGTGACGATCAGCAATAGTGCAGACGGAACTCCCGTTGTTGAGATATTCCGCTTTGGGGGGGAGACGATCGTTGTTTCAGCGGGGCCGGCAGATTCTCCGGAGAATGCACTGGAAGAGCCGGAGAACGACACCCTGTCATCAGAACCGGAGGTATCCGCTCCACAACCTCAGACACCCCCTCACTGGAAAGTGATTGAAAAGGAGATTCAGAAAGAGATCGGCAGGTTCACCGAGGGATTTGTTGATGTCCGGATGATCTCAGACACCAAAGCGACGGTCTTCATCGATGACCAGGATATTCCTGCCGCGATCGGGAAAGGTGGCAAAAACATCTCCGGGATCGTCAATAAAGTCGGGGTTGGCATCGATATCAGATCCCGGTCAGAACTCAGTGATACCGATGATGATGCTGTGGAGGAGATGCCGCTGAAAGCTGTCTCATCTGAACAGAGTATTCAGATACGGACTGACAAAAAACAGCTCGCCCTGATCTGCCCCGAACATTCCGGCAAGATTGTGGATGTCTTCTCAGGGAAGGAGTATCTCTTCACAGGGACTGTTGAAGAGAGCGGGGAGATCCTCCTTGCCCGGAACAACTCAATCGCCCAGGAGATGATCAGGCGGTTCGAGGCAGGTGAAGATATCAGGGTTCGCCCTGTTGACTAA
- the hisI gene encoding phosphoribosyl-AMP cyclohydrolase: MEPVYENGLIPVIVQDTETQIVLMVAWANEEAVELTRRTGYAHYYSRSRRKIWKKGEESGHLQRVHEIRVDCDADTLLYMVTQSGAACHMGYRSCFYRSIDGNLLFERIVDPDKVYK; this comes from the coding sequence ATCGAACCTGTATATGAAAATGGCCTCATTCCGGTGATCGTTCAGGATACGGAGACGCAGATCGTTTTAATGGTTGCATGGGCAAATGAGGAGGCGGTGGAGCTGACCCGGAGAACCGGTTATGCCCATTATTACAGCCGGAGCAGGCGGAAAATATGGAAGAAAGGTGAGGAGAGTGGTCACCTTCAGAGGGTTCATGAGATCCGTGTGGACTGTGATGCTGATACCCTTCTGTATATGGTTACCCAGTCCGGTGCTGCGTGCCATATGGGATACCGATCATGCTTTTATCGATCTATCGATGGGAATCTTCTCTTTGAGAGAATAGTTGATCCTGATAAAGTGTACAAATAA
- a CDS encoding A24 family peptidase C-terminal domain-containing protein has translation MIPPLIIVFIAVAATFLYGSVLDIRDRRVPFRTWYPMILLSAPFSAYVYYLLLKGDPAWFLMVLIATLIFCIMMYGIAYFGLFGGADAWGLIFIALLIPIFPIEPLLGYSPVPLFVFSVLANALILNLCIPPVLFLYNTIRGNRAPLLHRFIGYPVPAEKLTTVFGFVIEDFEETEDGVRRRFMPFSEAVRRMAGDDRVYTRDLREHPEEFIRERKLYAKAGSVWISYGVPFFIPITAGLFVSFFIGDILFTLITILTGV, from the coding sequence ATGATCCCCCCCCTGATCATTGTCTTCATCGCAGTTGCAGCAACCTTTCTCTATGGATCGGTTCTTGATATCCGCGATCGGAGGGTGCCTTTCCGGACATGGTACCCTATGATCCTCCTCTCTGCCCCTTTCTCGGCATATGTTTACTATCTCCTCCTGAAAGGAGATCCTGCCTGGTTTCTGATGGTGCTTATCGCAACGTTAATATTCTGCATCATGATGTACGGGATCGCGTACTTCGGGCTCTTTGGTGGTGCCGATGCCTGGGGTCTCATCTTCATCGCACTTCTCATCCCGATCTTCCCCATCGAACCACTGCTTGGATATTCTCCGGTACCTCTCTTCGTCTTCAGCGTCCTTGCAAACGCTCTTATTCTCAACCTCTGTATTCCGCCGGTACTCTTCCTCTACAATACTATCAGGGGCAACCGGGCACCTCTGCTGCATCGTTTCATCGGATACCCGGTACCTGCAGAGAAGCTCACGACAGTCTTTGGCTTTGTGATCGAGGATTTTGAGGAGACTGAGGATGGTGTCAGGCGGCGGTTCATGCCCTTTTCAGAAGCGGTTCGTCGGATGGCAGGCGATGATCGGGTCTATACGCGTGATCTCCGGGAGCATCCCGAAGAGTTCATACGTGAACGAAAGCTTTATGCGAAGGCGGGGTCCGTCTGGATATCATATGGTGTTCCTTTCTTCATCCCGATCACCGCCGGCCTCTTCGTCTCGTTCTTCATCGGGGATATCCTCTTTACCCTGATCACCATTCTTACCGGGGTGTAG
- a CDS encoding type II/IV secretion system ATPase subunit, with amino-acid sequence MSGEKKGWRSLFRKRREEPIISEESLDTMDERGELVDERVVSTHTGKEQDINEHRGPEQYPETQYQDIQDDTDRTVKKKNHTAHPLPLEEVVIDTIAPHASSEAPQHQEHQTEEKPAKKNTEKKRTFLDLFSIRRRTHEEYSPEKHGPLVDLSFLPPPGVEEIEVYPVHPPYAYIRILYDIVSHEYTYQVIEPILTEGEEEFYHEIKSRLFETLDISTRGLSREETRELLRKACRGIIADYEINLDPAEEEKILYRMDREFLGDALIDPIMHDVYIEDISCDGLMAPIFVYHTRYESMKTTLTYKDSKELDSFVTKLAQRAGKYISIAEPILDATMSDGSRIQMTLGTEVTAHGSTFTIRKFREEPITPTDLIEWKTFSSLSIAFLWLAVESGKSCLFAGGTASGKTTSLNAISLFMPPLAKIITLEDTRELKLPHPNWIPSITRDSFDTGGRGEIDLYELLRAALRQRPEYLLVGEVRGREALTLFQAMSTGHITYSTIHADSVASVVHRLENPPMNVPRNMLSALNLVSVQVQARVGGQRIRRNKQIIEILDIDPRTNELITNEVFRWKPATDEIAYLGKSFILEDIMEERGWNDERMQEELKRRQEVLEWMRVRKIRHYHDVSAILMEYFRNPEDVIRRVRRDLYEQV; translated from the coding sequence ATGAGCGGTGAGAAGAAGGGATGGAGATCTCTCTTCAGGAAAAGAAGAGAAGAACCAATCATCTCCGAAGAGTCCCTGGACACAATGGACGAACGTGGGGAGCTTGTTGACGAACGTGTTGTATCCACTCACACCGGGAAAGAGCAGGATATCAATGAACATAGAGGTCCTGAGCAGTATCCGGAAACGCAATATCAGGATATTCAAGATGATACTGATCGAACAGTGAAGAAAAAAAACCATACCGCACACCCACTCCCTCTGGAGGAGGTGGTAATTGATACTATAGCACCACACGCTTCATCAGAAGCTCCACAGCACCAGGAACATCAGACAGAAGAAAAGCCAGCTAAAAAGAATACTGAAAAGAAGAGAACTTTCCTTGATCTCTTCTCAATCCGGCGTCGCACGCATGAGGAGTACTCCCCTGAGAAGCATGGTCCACTCGTCGATCTATCATTTCTGCCACCCCCCGGTGTCGAGGAGATCGAGGTATATCCTGTACACCCCCCCTATGCCTACATACGGATACTCTACGACATCGTCTCGCATGAGTATACCTATCAGGTGATTGAGCCGATCCTGACAGAGGGTGAGGAAGAGTTTTATCATGAGATAAAAAGCAGACTCTTCGAGACCCTTGATATTAGCACCCGGGGCCTTTCGAGAGAAGAAACAAGGGAGCTCCTTCGGAAAGCCTGCCGGGGGATCATAGCAGACTATGAAATCAATCTTGACCCTGCAGAGGAAGAGAAGATCCTCTACAGGATGGATCGCGAGTTTCTTGGCGATGCCCTCATCGATCCGATCATGCATGACGTATATATCGAGGATATCTCCTGTGACGGGCTGATGGCGCCGATCTTCGTCTATCACACACGTTATGAATCGATGAAGACGACCCTTACCTACAAGGATTCGAAAGAACTCGACTCTTTTGTCACAAAACTTGCACAGAGAGCCGGGAAGTATATCTCCATTGCGGAGCCGATCCTGGATGCAACAATGTCCGACGGGTCGCGCATCCAGATGACCCTTGGAACTGAAGTGACCGCACACGGATCGACATTCACCATCAGGAAGTTCCGGGAAGAGCCGATCACCCCGACCGATCTCATCGAGTGGAAGACCTTCTCATCTCTCTCCATCGCATTTCTCTGGCTTGCCGTAGAGAGCGGAAAATCATGCCTCTTCGCAGGCGGTACTGCATCCGGGAAGACGACCTCGCTCAATGCAATATCGCTCTTCATGCCCCCGCTTGCCAAGATCATCACCCTCGAAGACACGCGGGAGCTGAAACTGCCGCATCCAAACTGGATCCCAAGTATAACACGGGACTCCTTTGATACCGGGGGGCGGGGGGAGATTGATCTCTATGAGCTTCTCAGGGCAGCATTACGGCAGAGGCCCGAATACCTCCTCGTCGGAGAGGTCCGGGGGCGGGAGGCGCTCACCCTCTTTCAGGCGATGAGTACAGGCCACATCACGTACTCAACCATCCATGCCGACTCCGTTGCAAGTGTCGTCCACCGTCTTGAGAACCCACCGATGAATGTTCCAAGGAACATGCTCTCTGCACTCAACCTTGTATCCGTCCAGGTGCAGGCACGGGTCGGCGGTCAGAGGATCAGGAGAAACAAACAGATCATCGAGATACTGGATATCGATCCCCGAACAAATGAGCTCATTACAAACGAGGTCTTCAGATGGAAGCCTGCAACCGATGAGATCGCATACCTTGGAAAATCCTTCATCCTCGAGGATATTATGGAGGAACGGGGATGGAATGATGAAAGGATGCAGGAGGAGCTGAAAAGACGGCAGGAAGTGCTTGAATGGATGCGGGTGCGCAAGATTCGGCATTATCATGACGTATCTGCCATCCTGATGGAGTATTTCCGAAATCCAGAAGACGTTATCAGACGGGTACGAAGAGATCTTTATGAACAGGTATGA
- a CDS encoding type II secretion system F family protein yields MNRYERFCFNLLGSRMKEKRLSHSELLGSLISARHSVPFEVYLSTATITSIIAGLVGAIIAGVCTYIFRLPELIRYQGTLPGFFYEYAQYGLIAGTIFITILSLIIIGGFTYLFYLIYPSIMAGERRRKIDTTLPHAINYITAMSTAGITPAEIFRLLGESPVYGESSTEARHIAREIDLFGRDLIDALRVVSTTTPSERLKEFLQGAMGAITSGSNLTDYFKQKANQYAIENRHEQKAFLETLGLISESYVTALVAGTLFLVILQSVMSMLSGTSNPLFLFVIIYLIMPFGSVMFLVMISSMTPEA; encoded by the coding sequence ATGAACAGGTATGAGAGGTTCTGTTTCAATCTCCTCGGCTCGAGGATGAAGGAGAAGCGCTTAAGCCATAGTGAACTCCTTGGAAGCCTTATATCCGCACGACACAGCGTCCCGTTTGAGGTCTACCTCTCAACGGCAACCATCACGTCAATTATTGCAGGACTCGTGGGTGCCATCATAGCAGGAGTCTGCACCTATATCTTCAGACTTCCCGAATTGATCAGGTACCAGGGAACACTACCAGGATTCTTCTATGAATATGCACAGTACGGGTTAATCGCTGGTACGATCTTCATCACGATCCTCTCACTCATCATTATCGGAGGGTTCACCTATCTCTTCTACCTCATCTACCCATCCATTATGGCTGGAGAGAGAAGGCGAAAGATCGATACCACCCTCCCCCACGCAATCAATTATATTACAGCAATGTCCACGGCGGGCATTACACCAGCCGAGATCTTTCGTCTCCTTGGAGAGTCTCCGGTCTATGGGGAGAGTTCGACTGAAGCCAGGCATATCGCACGTGAGATAGATCTCTTTGGCCGGGACCTCATCGATGCTCTCAGGGTCGTCTCAACGACAACACCAAGTGAGCGTTTAAAAGAATTTCTTCAGGGAGCAATGGGCGCAATTACCAGCGGGAGCAATCTCACGGATTATTTTAAACAGAAGGCAAATCAGTATGCAATTGAGAACCGACACGAGCAGAAGGCATTTCTTGAGACGCTTGGACTCATCTCCGAATCCTATGTGACAGCACTGGTTGCCGGAACCCTCTTCCTTGTCATCCTCCAGTCCGTTATGTCGATGCTCTCTGGGACAAGCAACCCGCTTTTCCTCTTTGTGATCATCTACCTGATCATGCCATTTGGCAGTGTGATGTTTCTTGTGATGATTAGTTCGATGACACCGGAGGCCTGA
- a CDS encoding type II secretion system F family protein has translation MRDLLRRNRSEAEESPDLIIRRKIDEKRAEDQGFRGFIRHPLRSLIKSPLHSLYLTVPIALVLSFIWVLISTRRYGTEMVFGTTIIDDVLIVALLIIITPLSILDFIEDRRQRSLEAALPNFFRDLAGMNESGMTLPGAVHLVAQAEYGALTRHIRQLDQEMSWNVPFVEAIFRFGEAIRTPLATRSVELIAKASKAGGDISNVLRAAAIDTYEFVNLKTERLNNMFIYIVIIIISFFVYMFVIGVLTSTFLETMAAAGESAQASGAGAGFMAAIDIDFYKRIFSHAVILQGFFSGLVAGQMGEGRALAGLKFSAVMVFIGWMVFRFLI, from the coding sequence ATGAGGGATCTTCTTCGAAGGAACAGGAGCGAGGCAGAAGAGTCGCCTGATCTGATAATCCGCAGGAAGATCGACGAGAAACGGGCAGAGGACCAGGGGTTCCGGGGATTTATCCGCCATCCTCTCCGTTCACTTATCAAAAGTCCCCTTCACAGCCTCTATCTTACCGTCCCGATTGCATTGGTATTATCGTTCATCTGGGTTCTGATCAGCACCCGGCGTTATGGAACAGAGATGGTATTTGGAACCACAATCATCGACGACGTTCTGATTGTTGCTCTTCTCATCATCATCACTCCCCTCTCCATCCTCGACTTCATTGAGGACAGGCGCCAGAGAAGCCTGGAAGCGGCACTTCCAAACTTCTTCCGGGATCTTGCAGGAATGAACGAATCAGGGATGACACTCCCTGGTGCCGTCCATCTCGTCGCTCAGGCAGAGTATGGAGCCCTGACCAGACACATTCGGCAGCTGGATCAGGAGATGTCATGGAATGTCCCATTTGTTGAGGCGATATTCCGGTTCGGTGAGGCTATCCGAACCCCACTTGCAACACGGAGTGTCGAACTGATTGCAAAGGCGAGTAAGGCAGGGGGGGACATCTCCAATGTCCTACGTGCCGCAGCCATCGACACCTATGAGTTCGTCAACCTCAAAACAGAACGGCTCAATAATATGTTCATCTATATCGTCATCATCATCATCTCATTCTTCGTCTATATGTTCGTCATCGGTGTCCTGACGAGTACGTTCCTTGAGACGATGGCGGCTGCAGGTGAATCGGCGCAGGCATCCGGTGCTGGCGCCGGCTTCATGGCAGCGATTGATATCGATTTTTATAAACGCATATTCTCCCATGCCGTCATCCTGCAGGGATTCTTCTCAGGTCTTGTCGCAGGGCAGATGGGTGAGGGAAGAGCGCTTGCCGGATTAAAGTTCTCTGCGGTTATGGTCTTTATCGGCTGGATGGTCTTTCGTTTTCTCATCTGA